One region of Priestia megaterium genomic DNA includes:
- the rpmG gene encoding 50S ribosomal protein L33: MRKKVVLACVQCASRNYTTMKNTQQNEERLEMKKFCKTCNAHTIHRETK, encoded by the coding sequence ATGCGTAAAAAAGTTGTACTTGCGTGTGTGCAATGTGCTAGTCGTAACTATACGACTATGAAAAACACACAGCAAAACGAAGAGCGTTTAGAAATGAAGAAGTTTTGCAAAACGTGTAACGCACATACGATTCATCGTGAAACAAAGTAG
- the secE gene encoding preprotein translocase subunit SecE, translating to MNRVGNFLRDVGREMKKVSWPKKNELTRYTITVISTVVFMTLFFVVVDYGISSLIRLIP from the coding sequence ATGAACCGTGTAGGAAATTTCTTGCGTGATGTTGGGCGTGAGATGAAGAAGGTAAGTTGGCCTAAAAAAAATGAGCTAACTCGTTATACAATTACTGTTATTTCTACAGTTGTATTTATGACACTCTTTTTTGTAGTAGTTGATTACGGAATTTCGTCACTTATTCGTTTAATCCCTTGA
- the nusG gene encoding transcription termination/antitermination protein NusG produces MEKNWYVVHTYSGYENKVKTNLEKRVETMGMQDKIFRVVVPEEEEREIKNNKEKITKKKVFPGYVLVEIIMTDDSWYVVRNTPGVTGFVGSAGSGSKPTALLPEEVEMILKQMGMDEQHADFDFELKETVLVQEGPFANFEGTIEEIDTDKRKVKVHVDMFGRQTPVELDFTQIEKI; encoded by the coding sequence ATGGAGAAAAATTGGTATGTAGTCCATACTTATTCTGGATATGAAAATAAAGTAAAAACAAATTTAGAAAAGCGCGTAGAAACAATGGGTATGCAAGATAAAATTTTCCGCGTTGTTGTTCCTGAAGAAGAAGAAAGAGAAATTAAGAACAACAAAGAAAAGATTACAAAGAAAAAAGTATTCCCAGGGTACGTGTTAGTTGAAATCATCATGACAGATGATTCATGGTATGTAGTTCGTAATACACCTGGAGTTACGGGCTTTGTAGGTTCAGCAGGTTCTGGATCAAAGCCAACTGCTCTTCTACCAGAAGAAGTAGAAATGATCTTAAAACAAATGGGCATGGACGAGCAGCATGCTGACTTTGACTTTGAACTAAAAGAAACAGTATTGGTTCAAGAAGGTCCGTTTGCAAACTTCGAAGGTACCATTGAAGAAATCGATACAGATAAACGTAAAGTTAAGGTTCATGTCGATATGTTCGGAAGACAAACGCCAGTAGAGCTAGACTTTACACAAATTGAAAAAATATAA
- the rplK gene encoding 50S ribosomal protein L11, with translation MAKKVIKLVKLQIPAGKANPAPPVGPALGQAGVNIMGFCKEFNARTADQAGLIIPVEITVFEDRSFTFITKTPPAAVLLKKAAGIESGSGEPNRNKVATVKRDKVREIAETKMPDLNAASVESAMRMVEGTARSMGIVVED, from the coding sequence GTGGCTAAAAAAGTAATTAAACTTGTTAAGTTACAAATTCCTGCAGGTAAAGCAAATCCAGCGCCACCAGTTGGTCCTGCATTAGGTCAAGCCGGTGTTAACATCATGGGTTTCTGTAAGGAGTTTAACGCTCGCACAGCTGATCAAGCTGGTCTTATCATTCCTGTTGAAATCACGGTATTTGAAGACCGTTCATTTACATTTATTACGAAAACTCCACCTGCTGCTGTACTACTTAAGAAAGCGGCTGGTATTGAGTCTGGTTCTGGTGAACCAAACCGTAATAAAGTTGCAACAGTCAAGCGTGACAAAGTGCGTGAGATTGCTGAAACTAAAATGCCTGACTTAAACGCTGCTAGCGTTGAATCTGCAATGCGCATGGTAGAAGGTACAGCGCGCAGTATGGGAATCGTAGTTGAAGACTAA
- the rplA gene encoding 50S ribosomal protein L1, producing MAKKGKKYVEAAKLVDRTQTYSVQEAIELVKKTNTTKFDATVEVAFRLGVDPKKADQQIRGAVVLPNGTGKTQRVLVFAKGEKAKEAEAAGADYVGDADYINKIQQGWFEFDVIVATPDMMGEVGKLGRVLGPKGLMPNPKTGTVTFDVQKAVNEIKAGKVEYRVDKAGNIHVPIGKVSFEESKLVENFTTIFETMVKAKPAAAKGTYMKNVAVTSTMGPGIKVDTASFSA from the coding sequence ATGGCTAAAAAAGGTAAAAAGTACGTTGAAGCTGCTAAGCTTGTAGATCGTACACAGACTTATTCAGTACAAGAAGCGATTGAATTAGTAAAGAAAACAAACACAACTAAATTTGATGCAACTGTAGAAGTAGCATTCCGTTTAGGAGTTGACCCTAAGAAAGCTGACCAACAAATTCGTGGTGCAGTAGTACTACCAAACGGTACAGGTAAAACTCAACGTGTATTAGTATTCGCTAAAGGCGAAAAAGCTAAAGAAGCTGAAGCTGCAGGCGCTGACTACGTTGGCGATGCTGACTACATCAACAAAATCCAACAAGGTTGGTTCGAGTTCGATGTAATCGTAGCTACTCCAGACATGATGGGTGAAGTTGGTAAACTTGGTCGTGTATTAGGACCTAAAGGTTTAATGCCAAACCCTAAAACTGGTACAGTAACATTTGATGTTCAAAAAGCAGTTAACGAAATCAAAGCTGGTAAAGTAGAATACCGTGTTGATAAAGCTGGTAACATCCACGTGCCAATCGGTAAAGTATCTTTCGAAGAGAGCAAGTTAGTTGAAAACTTCACTACAATCTTCGAAACTATGGTAAAAGCTAAGCCGGCAGCAGCAAAAGGCACATACATGAAGAACGTAGCTGTTACTTCAACAATGGGCCCTGGTATCAAAGTTGATACTGCTTCATTCTCTGCTTAA
- the rplJ gene encoding 50S ribosomal protein L10: MSNVIEQKKQVVDEIAEKLQASNSIVVVDYRGLNVAEVTELRKQLREAGIEFKVYKNTLTRRAVEKLELTDLNDALVGPNAIAFGGEDVVAPAKILNNFAKEHEALEIKAGVIEGNVASVEEIKALAELPSREGLLSMLLSVLQAPIRNLALATKAVADQKEEQGA, from the coding sequence ATGAGCAACGTAATTGAACAAAAGAAACAAGTCGTAGACGAAATTGCTGAAAAACTTCAAGCGAGTAACTCAATAGTTGTCGTTGACTACCGTGGTTTGAATGTTGCTGAAGTTACTGAACTTCGTAAGCAATTACGTGAAGCAGGCATTGAGTTCAAAGTTTACAAAAACACTTTAACTCGCCGTGCTGTAGAAAAACTTGAACTAACAGATCTTAATGATGCGTTAGTAGGTCCAAATGCAATCGCATTTGGTGGAGAAGATGTTGTTGCTCCAGCTAAAATTTTAAACAACTTCGCTAAAGAACACGAAGCGTTAGAAATCAAAGCTGGTGTAATTGAAGGTAATGTTGCATCTGTTGAAGAAATTAAAGCACTTGCAGAACTACCATCTCGCGAAGGCTTACTTTCTATGTTGCTTAGCGTGCTTCAAGCTCCAATTCGCAACCTTGCTCTTGCTACAAAAGCTGTGGCAGATCAAAAAGAAGAACAAGGTGCATAA
- the rplL gene encoding 50S ribosomal protein L7/L12, whose product MTQEQIIEAVKNMTVLELNDLVKAIEEEFGVTAAAPVAVAGGAAGEAAAEKTEFDLVLESAGGQKIKVIKVVREITGLGLKEAKEIVDNAPKALKEGISKEEAEEAKAKLEEVGASVEVK is encoded by the coding sequence ATGACTCAAGAACAAATCATTGAAGCAGTTAAAAATATGACTGTTTTAGAACTTAACGATTTAGTAAAAGCAATCGAAGAAGAATTTGGCGTAACTGCTGCTGCTCCTGTAGCTGTAGCTGGCGGTGCTGCTGGTGAAGCTGCTGCTGAGAAAACTGAATTTGACCTAGTACTTGAAAGTGCTGGCGGACAAAAAATCAAAGTTATCAAAGTAGTACGTGAAATCACTGGTCTTGGCTTAAAAGAAGCTAAAGAAATCGTTGATAACGCTCCAAAAGCTCTTAAAGAAGGTATTTCTAAAGAAGAAGCTGAAGAAGCAAAAGCTAAACTTGAAGAAGTTGGCGCTTCTGTAGAAGTTAAGTAA
- a CDS encoding class I SAM-dependent methyltransferase yields MTEHYFSNTPSSASNEERFSFELRGTSFSFTSDSGVFSKKEIDFGSRLLIETFQMPESPGPLLDVGCGYGPIGLALAKEDSQRNVHMVDVNERALALAQKNAEVNSVSNVSIYQSSCYENVKETNFAAILSNPPIRAGKKVVHEILEKSLDHLADQGELWIVIQKKQGAPSALAKLESLFNEVEVVEKKKGYYIICAKKC; encoded by the coding sequence TTGACAGAACATTATTTTTCTAATACACCATCGTCTGCAAGTAATGAAGAGCGCTTTTCATTTGAATTGAGAGGAACCTCTTTTTCATTTACGAGTGACAGCGGTGTTTTTTCAAAAAAAGAGATCGATTTTGGATCGCGCCTGTTAATTGAAACGTTTCAAATGCCTGAGAGTCCCGGCCCGCTTCTGGATGTTGGGTGCGGATATGGCCCGATTGGGTTGGCTCTTGCAAAAGAGGATAGCCAAAGAAACGTTCATATGGTCGATGTTAATGAACGTGCATTAGCACTAGCTCAAAAAAATGCTGAAGTTAATTCAGTATCAAATGTTTCAATCTATCAAAGCTCTTGCTATGAAAATGTGAAGGAAACGAATTTTGCAGCTATTCTTAGTAATCCGCCGATCCGTGCGGGTAAAAAAGTTGTTCATGAAATTCTAGAAAAGTCATTAGATCACCTTGCTGACCAAGGAGAACTTTGGATTGTGATTCAGAAAAAGCAAGGAGCGCCATCTGCTCTTGCGAAATTAGAATCTCTATTTAATGAAGTAGAAGTAGTAGAAAAGAAAAAAGGGTATTATATCATATGTGCTAAAAAATGTTGA
- the rpoB gene encoding DNA-directed RNA polymerase subunit beta has protein sequence MTGQLVQYGRHRQRRSYARISEVLELPNLIEIQTASYQWFLDEGLREMFQDISPIDDFTGNLSLEFIDYSLGEPKYSVGESKERDVTYAAPLRVKVRLINKETGEVKDQDVFMGDFPLMTETGTFVINGAERVIVSQLVRSPSVYYSGKLDKNGKKGYTATVIPNRGAWLEYETDAKDVVYVRIDRTRKLPVTVLLRALGFGSDQEIIDLIGDNEYIRNTLEKDNTETTEKALLEIYERLRPGEPPTVENAKSLLVSRFFDPKRYDLANVGRYKINKKLHIKHRLFNQKLAETLVDPETGEIIAEKGAMIDRRLLDRLIPMLEGGVNFKTYSPVGGVVEDDVTLQSIKIYAPNDPEGEKVITVSGNAYVTEEVKNITPADILASISYFFNLLHQVGDTDDIDHLGNRRLRSVGELLQNQFRIGLSRMERVVRERMSIQDTNTITPQQLINIRPVIAAIKEFFGSSQLSQFMDQTNPLGELTHKRRLSALGPGGLTRERAGFEVRDVHYSHYGRMCPIETPEGPNIGLINSLSSYAKVNKFGFIETPYRRIDPETGKVTERIDYLTADEEDNYVVAQANARLGDDGSFLDENVVARFRGENTVIRRDRLDYMDVSPKQVVSAATACIPFLENDDSNRALMGANMQRQAVPLLNPEAPIVGTGMEYVSGKDSGAAVICKYPGVVERVEAKQIFVRRYEEVDGQKVKGNLDQYKLLKFVRSNQGTCYNQRPIVSVGDEVVKGEILADGPSMEKGELALGRNVMVGFMTWDGYNYEDAIIMSERLVKDDVYTSVHIEEYESESRDTKLGPEEITRDIPNVGEDALRNLDERGIIRIGAEVKDGDLLVGKVTPKGVTELTAEERLLHAIFGEKAREVRDTSLRVPHGGGGIILDVKVFNREDGDELPPGVNQLVRVYIVQKRKISEGDKMAGRHGNKGVISRILPEEDMPYLPDGTPIDIMLNPLGVPSRMNIGQVLELHLGMAARKLGIHVASPVFDGAREEDVWATIEEAGMSRDAKTVLYDGRTGEPFDNRVSVGIMYMIKLAHMVDDKLHARSTGPYSLVTQQPLGGKAQFGGQRFGEMEVWALEAYGAAYTLQEILTVKSDDVVGRVKTYEAIVKGENIPEPGIPESFKVLIKELQSLGMDVKMLSADEQEIDIMDSEEDHEQPTESIIADNEESLSEGQKDPVTKE, from the coding sequence TTGACAGGTCAACTAGTTCAGTATGGACGCCACCGCCAACGCAGAAGTTATGCTCGTATTAGTGAAGTTTTAGAGTTACCGAACTTAATCGAGATTCAAACGGCTTCATACCAATGGTTTTTAGATGAAGGTTTACGAGAAATGTTCCAAGATATTTCTCCAATTGATGATTTTACAGGTAACTTATCACTAGAATTTATTGATTACAGCTTAGGTGAGCCAAAGTATTCAGTAGGAGAGTCTAAAGAACGTGATGTAACTTATGCAGCACCTCTTCGTGTTAAGGTGCGGTTAATTAATAAAGAAACAGGTGAAGTAAAAGACCAAGATGTGTTCATGGGAGATTTCCCATTGATGACCGAAACAGGTACCTTTGTAATTAATGGTGCTGAGCGTGTTATCGTATCACAGTTGGTTCGTTCACCAAGTGTTTACTATAGTGGAAAGCTTGATAAAAACGGTAAAAAAGGATATACAGCAACTGTTATCCCTAACCGTGGTGCATGGCTAGAATATGAAACTGATGCAAAAGATGTAGTATACGTGCGTATTGATCGTACTCGTAAACTGCCAGTAACAGTGCTGTTACGCGCGCTAGGTTTCGGTTCTGACCAAGAGATTATCGATTTAATCGGTGATAATGAATACATCCGTAATACGCTTGAAAAAGATAATACGGAAACAACGGAAAAAGCGCTATTAGAAATCTATGAGCGTTTACGTCCGGGTGAACCACCGACAGTTGAGAATGCGAAGTCTCTATTAGTATCTCGCTTCTTTGATCCAAAACGATATGACTTAGCGAACGTAGGTCGCTATAAAATTAATAAAAAGCTTCATATCAAACATCGCTTATTTAATCAAAAGCTAGCTGAAACATTAGTTGATCCTGAAACAGGTGAAATTATTGCAGAAAAAGGCGCAATGATTGATCGCCGTCTGCTAGATCGCTTGATTCCGATGCTTGAAGGTGGAGTAAACTTCAAAACTTATAGTCCGGTTGGTGGAGTAGTAGAAGACGATGTTACATTACAATCTATTAAGATTTATGCGCCAAATGATCCAGAAGGTGAAAAAGTCATCACTGTATCAGGCAACGCTTATGTAACAGAAGAAGTTAAAAATATCACACCTGCTGATATTTTAGCATCAATCAGTTACTTCTTTAACTTGCTTCATCAAGTAGGAGACACAGATGATATCGACCACTTAGGTAACCGTCGTCTGCGTTCTGTAGGTGAATTGTTACAAAACCAATTCCGTATCGGTTTATCTCGTATGGAACGTGTTGTTCGTGAAAGAATGTCAATTCAAGACACGAATACAATCACACCTCAACAATTAATTAATATTCGTCCAGTTATTGCGGCGATTAAAGAGTTCTTTGGAAGTTCTCAATTATCACAGTTCATGGATCAAACGAATCCATTAGGCGAATTGACGCACAAACGTCGTCTTTCAGCTCTAGGACCTGGTGGTTTAACGCGTGAACGCGCTGGTTTCGAAGTGCGTGACGTTCACTACTCCCACTATGGCCGTATGTGTCCGATTGAAACGCCAGAGGGTCCGAATATCGGGTTAATCAACTCACTTTCTTCATATGCAAAAGTAAACAAATTCGGTTTCATCGAAACACCTTACCGTCGTATCGATCCTGAAACAGGTAAAGTGACAGAGCGAATTGACTACTTAACAGCTGATGAAGAAGATAACTATGTTGTAGCCCAAGCGAACGCTCGTCTAGGTGATGATGGTTCATTCTTAGATGAAAATGTCGTTGCACGTTTCCGTGGAGAAAACACGGTTATCCGTCGCGATCGTTTAGACTATATGGATGTATCACCAAAACAAGTTGTATCTGCCGCTACAGCATGTATCCCATTCTTAGAGAACGATGACTCTAACCGTGCATTAATGGGTGCGAACATGCAACGTCAAGCAGTACCTTTATTAAATCCTGAAGCACCAATCGTAGGTACAGGTATGGAATATGTATCTGGTAAAGACTCTGGTGCAGCCGTGATTTGTAAATACCCTGGCGTTGTAGAGCGCGTAGAAGCAAAACAAATTTTTGTTCGCCGCTATGAAGAAGTAGACGGACAAAAAGTTAAAGGTAACTTAGATCAATACAAATTATTAAAATTCGTTCGTTCTAACCAAGGTACTTGTTACAACCAGCGTCCAATTGTTTCAGTTGGCGACGAAGTAGTAAAAGGTGAGATCTTAGCCGACGGTCCTTCAATGGAAAAAGGTGAGCTTGCTTTAGGACGAAACGTAATGGTTGGTTTCATGACATGGGATGGTTACAACTATGAGGATGCCATCATCATGAGTGAACGCCTTGTGAAAGACGATGTATATACGTCTGTTCATATTGAAGAATATGAATCTGAGTCTCGTGATACGAAACTTGGACCTGAAGAAATTACGCGTGACATTCCAAACGTAGGTGAAGATGCGCTTCGCAACTTAGATGAGCGTGGAATCATCCGCATTGGTGCAGAAGTAAAAGATGGAGATCTTTTAGTTGGTAAAGTAACGCCAAAAGGTGTAACAGAACTAACAGCTGAAGAACGTCTTCTACACGCTATTTTCGGTGAAAAAGCGCGTGAAGTTCGTGATACTTCTCTTCGTGTACCGCACGGCGGCGGTGGAATTATCCTTGATGTTAAAGTCTTCAACCGTGAAGATGGCGACGAATTACCACCAGGTGTAAACCAATTAGTCCGTGTATACATTGTTCAGAAGCGTAAAATTTCTGAAGGTGACAAAATGGCCGGTCGTCACGGTAACAAAGGTGTAATTTCACGTATTTTACCGGAAGAAGATATGCCTTACCTACCAGACGGTACGCCAATTGACATCATGTTAAACCCATTAGGGGTACCATCTCGTATGAACATCGGTCAGGTGCTAGAGCTTCATTTAGGTATGGCTGCTCGTAAGCTTGGCATTCACGTTGCGTCTCCAGTATTTGATGGTGCGCGTGAGGAAGATGTTTGGGCAACAATCGAAGAAGCTGGCATGTCTCGTGATGCTAAAACAGTTCTATATGATGGTCGAACAGGTGAACCATTCGATAACCGTGTATCAGTAGGAATCATGTACATGATCAAACTTGCTCACATGGTAGACGATAAACTTCACGCTCGTTCTACTGGACCATACTCACTTGTTACACAACAACCACTTGGTGGTAAAGCGCAGTTCGGTGGACAGCGTTTTGGTGAGATGGAAGTATGGGCACTTGAAGCATACGGTGCTGCTTATACATTACAAGAGATCTTAACAGTGAAATCAGACGACGTAGTAGGTCGTGTGAAAACATACGAAGCAATTGTTAAAGGTGAAAACATTCCAGAACCTGGCATACCTGAATCGTTCAAAGTATTAATCAAAGAACTACAAAGTTTAGGTATGGATGTGAAGATGCTTTCTGCTGACGAGCAAGAAATTGATATCATGGACTCAGAAGAGGACCATGAGCAACCAACAGAATCAATTATTGCAGATAACGAAGAAAGCCTTTCTGAAGGACAAAAAGATCCTGTCACAAAAGAGTAA
- the rpoC gene encoding DNA-directed RNA polymerase subunit beta', whose translation MLDVNNFEYMKIGLASPDKIRSWSYGEVKKPETINYRTLKPEKDGLFCERIFGPQKDWECHCGKYKRVRYKGVVCDRCGVEVTRAKVRRERMGHIELAAPVSHIWYFKGIPSRMGLVLDMSPRALEEIIYFASYVVTDAGDTPLEKKQLLSEKEYRAYREKYGQTFHAAMGAEAVKKLLHDIDLDKEVDALKEELKTAQGQRRTRAIKRLEVLEAFRHSGNEPSWMILDVLPVIPPELRPMVQLDGGRFATSDLNDLYRRVINRNNRLKRLLDLGAPSIIVQNEKRMLQEAVDALIDNGRRGRPVTGPGNRPLKSLSHMLKGKQGRFRQNLLGKRVDYSGRSVIVVGPNLKMYQCGLPKEMALELFKPFVMKELVERGLAHNIKSAKRKIERVQPEVWDVLESVIKEHPVLLNRAPTLHRLGIQAFEPTLVEGRAIRLHPLVCTAYNADFDGDQMAVHVPLSAEAQAEARILMLAAQNILNPKDGKPVVTPSQDMVLGNYYLTLEREEAVGEGMVFKDTNEALLAYQNGYVHLHTRVGVYAGSLNNETFTEAQNQQLLVTTVGKLVFNEILPKSFPYINEPTRENLEVKTPEKYFVEKGADVKEFIKNQPAIAPFKKKILGNIIAEVFKRFKITETSKMLDRMKDLGFKYSTKAGITVGVADIVVLGEKEVILTEAQAKVDNVLKQFRRGLITEDERYERVISVWSSAKDVIQGKLMASLDKRNPIFMMSDSGARGNASNFTQLAGMRGLMANPSGRIIELPIKSSFREGLTVLEYFISTHGARKGLADTALKTADSGYLTRRLVDVAQDVIVRDDDCGTDRGILAVAIKEGTEEIEKLDERLIGRYARKTLLHPGTNEVLVKENELITEDLAETIVDAGVEEVWIRSAFTCNTRHGVCKKCYGRNLATGSEVEVGEAVGIIAAQSIGEPGTQLTMRTFHTGGVAGDDITQGLPRIQEIFEARNPKGQAVISEIEGTIAGISEGRDRQHEITVQGEIETRSYTAPYSARLKVIEGQRIARGQELTEGSIDPKELLKVKDITAVQEYLLREVQKVYRMQGVEIGDKHVEVMVRQMLRKVRVMDSGDTDVLPGSLLDIHQFTDANEKVLLEGNRPATGRPVLLGITKASLETDSFLSAASFQETTRVLTDAAIKGKRDELLGLKENVIIGKLVPAGTGMTRYRNAEPIKNQAEETVTID comes from the coding sequence TTGCTAGATGTAAATAACTTTGAGTATATGAAAATCGGTCTAGCTTCGCCAGATAAAATTCGTTCTTGGTCGTACGGTGAGGTAAAAAAACCTGAAACGATCAACTATCGTACGTTAAAACCTGAAAAAGACGGCTTATTCTGTGAGCGTATTTTTGGTCCACAAAAGGACTGGGAATGTCACTGCGGAAAATATAAGCGCGTTCGTTATAAAGGTGTTGTATGTGATCGTTGTGGCGTAGAAGTTACGCGCGCAAAAGTTCGTCGTGAACGCATGGGTCACATCGAACTAGCTGCACCTGTTTCACATATTTGGTACTTCAAAGGTATTCCTAGCCGCATGGGACTTGTCTTAGACATGTCCCCTCGTGCGCTAGAGGAAATCATTTATTTTGCTTCTTATGTAGTAACAGATGCTGGTGATACACCACTTGAAAAGAAACAGCTTTTATCAGAGAAAGAATACCGTGCGTATCGTGAGAAGTACGGACAAACTTTCCATGCAGCAATGGGTGCTGAAGCTGTTAAAAAATTATTGCATGACATCGATCTTGATAAAGAAGTAGATGCTTTGAAAGAAGAATTGAAAACTGCTCAAGGTCAACGTCGTACACGTGCTATTAAACGTTTAGAGGTACTAGAGGCTTTCCGTCATTCTGGTAACGAACCTTCTTGGATGATTTTAGACGTTCTACCGGTTATTCCGCCAGAACTTCGTCCAATGGTTCAATTAGATGGTGGACGCTTTGCTACGTCTGATCTAAATGATTTATATCGCCGTGTAATTAACCGTAACAACCGCTTAAAGCGTTTATTAGACCTTGGAGCTCCTAGCATTATCGTTCAAAACGAAAAGCGTATGCTTCAAGAAGCTGTAGATGCATTAATCGATAATGGTCGTCGTGGCCGTCCGGTAACAGGACCAGGTAACCGTCCATTAAAATCTCTTTCTCACATGTTAAAAGGTAAGCAAGGTCGCTTCCGTCAAAACTTATTAGGTAAACGTGTTGACTACTCTGGCCGTTCGGTAATCGTTGTAGGTCCGAACTTAAAGATGTATCAATGTGGTCTTCCAAAAGAAATGGCGTTAGAGCTTTTCAAACCTTTCGTAATGAAAGAGCTTGTTGAACGCGGTTTAGCTCATAACATCAAGAGTGCAAAACGTAAAATTGAACGTGTGCAACCTGAAGTATGGGACGTATTAGAATCGGTTATTAAAGAGCATCCAGTTCTTTTAAACCGTGCACCAACGCTACACAGACTAGGTATTCAAGCATTTGAACCTACGCTTGTAGAAGGTCGCGCTATTCGTCTTCATCCGCTTGTATGTACAGCATATAACGCTGACTTTGACGGTGACCAAATGGCGGTTCACGTTCCATTATCTGCGGAAGCACAAGCAGAAGCACGTATCTTAATGCTTGCTGCTCAAAATATCTTGAACCCTAAAGATGGTAAACCAGTTGTTACACCTTCACAGGATATGGTATTAGGTAACTACTACTTAACGCTTGAGCGTGAAGAGGCAGTTGGAGAAGGTATGGTGTTCAAGGATACAAATGAAGCACTATTAGCGTACCAAAACGGTTATGTGCATCTTCATACACGTGTAGGTGTGTATGCAGGTTCTTTAAACAACGAAACGTTTACAGAAGCACAAAATCAACAGTTGCTTGTTACAACGGTTGGTAAATTAGTTTTCAACGAAATTTTACCAAAATCGTTCCCATACATTAACGAACCAACAAGAGAAAACTTAGAAGTGAAAACTCCTGAGAAGTACTTTGTTGAAAAAGGTGCAGATGTGAAGGAATTCATCAAGAATCAACCGGCTATCGCACCGTTTAAGAAAAAAATCTTAGGTAATATTATCGCTGAAGTATTTAAACGTTTCAAAATTACTGAGACTTCTAAAATGCTTGACCGTATGAAAGACCTAGGTTTCAAATATTCTACTAAAGCTGGTATTACAGTTGGTGTAGCTGATATCGTGGTTTTAGGAGAAAAAGAAGTTATCTTAACAGAAGCGCAAGCTAAAGTAGATAACGTACTAAAACAATTCCGTCGCGGTTTAATTACTGAAGATGAGCGTTATGAGCGTGTTATCTCTGTATGGAGTAGCGCGAAAGACGTTATCCAAGGTAAATTAATGGCGTCATTAGACAAACGCAACCCAATCTTCATGATGAGTGACTCTGGTGCCCGTGGTAACGCATCTAACTTCACTCAGCTTGCAGGTATGCGTGGACTAATGGCCAACCCGTCCGGTCGTATCATTGAGTTACCAATCAAATCTAGTTTCCGTGAAGGTTTAACAGTATTAGAGTACTTTATCTCTACCCATGGTGCACGTAAAGGTCTTGCCGATACGGCTCTTAAAACAGCTGACTCAGGTTACCTTACTCGTCGTCTGGTTGACGTGGCACAAGACGTTATCGTACGTGATGACGACTGTGGTACAGACCGCGGTATTCTGGCTGTTGCAATCAAAGAAGGAACAGAAGAAATTGAGAAACTTGATGAGCGTCTAATTGGACGTTATGCAAGAAAAACACTACTTCACCCAGGAACAAACGAAGTGTTAGTGAAAGAAAACGAACTAATTACAGAAGACCTAGCTGAAACAATTGTGGATGCTGGTGTTGAAGAAGTATGGATTCGTTCTGCATTTACATGTAACACTCGCCACGGTGTATGTAAAAAATGTTACGGTCGTAACCTTGCAACTGGTTCAGAAGTTGAAGTGGGTGAGGCAGTTGGTATCATCGCTGCTCAATCTATCGGTGAGCCAGGTACACAGTTAACGATGCGTACATTCCATACAGGTGGGGTTGCTGGAGACGATATCACTCAAGGTTTACCGCGTATCCAAGAGATCTTCGAAGCGCGTAACCCTAAAGGTCAAGCCGTTATTTCTGAAATTGAAGGTACAATTGCCGGCATTTCTGAAGGACGCGATCGTCAGCACGAAATTACTGTTCAAGGAGAGATTGAAACTCGTTCTTACACAGCTCCGTACAGTGCACGCCTGAAAGTTATTGAAGGACAGCGCATTGCACGTGGTCAAGAATTAACGGAAGGTTCAATTGATCCTAAAGAATTACTAAAAGTAAAAGACATCACGGCTGTACAAGAGTACTTGCTTCGTGAGGTGCAAAAAGTATACCGTATGCAAGGGGTAGAAATTGGAGATAAACACGTAGAGGTAATGGTTCGCCAAATGCTTCGTAAAGTGCGTGTAATGGATTCAGGAGATACAGATGTATTACCAGGTTCATTACTTGATATTCACCAATTCACTGATGCAAATGAAAAAGTATTACTTGAAGGCAATCGTCCAGCGACAGGCCGTCCTGTATTACTTGGTATTACAAAAGCATCTCTTGAAACTGATTCCTTCTTATCTGCTGCGTCATTCCAAGAAACAACGCGTGTTCTTACGGATGCTGCAATCAAAGGAAAACGTGATGAGTTGCTTGGACTTAAAGAGAATGTTATCATTGGTAAGCTAGTTCCGGCTGGTACAGGTATGACGAGATATCGTAATGCTGAACCGATCAAAAACCAAGCTGAAGAAACGGTAACAATCGACTAA